Proteins from a genomic interval of Desulfurobacterium sp. TC5-1:
- a CDS encoding radical SAM protein has protein sequence MKIAILDGYVDEPTCLGVPPYLSTYPRYIAGALTYCGIPEESITYTTIDGFRKDEREREKVTTADIVFVVAGLTVPGRYLGGTPITAKEIEEIGKLPSFTIIGGPLQFGFSMKGGTLARKLDLSGYNLIVKGDIEAAAAIVAENILNEKVLPEGTVRFQRTAKEIDRIAPAGAFIVKEHPNFPYIICEIETYRGCERKKHCSYCTEKFYGNPEFRTIEGIEREIKELFNCGVKFFRIGRQPNILGYLGKPSDSDFTKPSPEAICTLFSRIREIGDIKTLHIDNVNAGTIDAFPEESEKALKCIATYDTEGDVAAFGLESADETVIEKNNLKVAPEGIEKAIEIVNRVGGFKERKNGLYKLLPGINFLVGLPGETKKTFEKNRNFLKKIMDKGLLLRRINIRQVMVFEGTDIADMVKKPKTKYKKEFERFKQFVKEEIELPMMKKVFPTGTIIKDVLLEAYDGGHTLGRQLATYPILIRIPEKLPLKTMIDIAVVGHRERSVIGIPYPLNINKASLKLISFLPGVSKRTASDIILKRPFKNKDEFLKLFPELEKVVQYITFE, from the coding sequence TTGAAAATAGCAATTCTTGACGGATACGTTGATGAACCAACATGCCTTGGCGTTCCACCATACCTATCCACCTACCCAAGGTATATCGCCGGTGCCTTAACTTACTGCGGCATACCGGAAGAGAGTATCACGTACACGACTATTGACGGGTTCAGAAAAGACGAAAGAGAGAGGGAAAAGGTAACAACGGCCGACATTGTGTTTGTCGTTGCAGGTTTAACCGTTCCTGGACGCTACCTTGGTGGAACCCCCATAACAGCTAAAGAGATAGAAGAAATAGGGAAACTTCCCTCTTTTACCATAATAGGCGGTCCTTTACAGTTTGGCTTTTCAATGAAAGGTGGCACACTGGCAAGGAAGCTGGACCTTTCAGGCTACAACCTCATAGTAAAAGGCGACATAGAGGCAGCTGCTGCTATCGTTGCAGAAAATATTCTAAACGAAAAGGTACTGCCCGAAGGAACAGTTAGATTTCAAAGAACCGCTAAAGAAATAGACAGGATAGCACCTGCCGGTGCGTTTATAGTAAAAGAACATCCGAACTTTCCATACATCATATGTGAAATAGAAACCTATAGAGGTTGTGAAAGGAAGAAACACTGTTCCTACTGTACAGAAAAGTTTTACGGTAATCCGGAATTTAGAACGATTGAAGGGATAGAAAGGGAAATTAAAGAACTTTTCAACTGCGGCGTTAAGTTCTTCAGAATAGGACGGCAACCAAACATTTTAGGTTACCTGGGGAAACCCTCTGATAGCGATTTCACAAAACCCTCTCCGGAAGCTATATGCACGCTGTTTTCACGTATAAGGGAAATCGGCGATATAAAGACACTCCACATAGACAATGTAAACGCTGGAACGATTGATGCCTTTCCTGAAGAGTCGGAAAAGGCTTTAAAGTGCATAGCTACCTACGATACGGAAGGTGATGTGGCAGCTTTTGGACTTGAAAGCGCGGACGAGACAGTTATAGAGAAAAATAACCTAAAGGTGGCTCCAGAGGGTATAGAAAAAGCGATAGAAATAGTTAATCGAGTAGGGGGATTTAAAGAGAGAAAAAATGGACTCTACAAGCTCCTTCCGGGAATAAACTTTTTAGTTGGACTTCCCGGCGAAACAAAAAAAACATTTGAAAAAAATAGAAACTTTCTGAAGAAAATTATGGATAAAGGACTTCTCCTTAGAAGAATAAACATAAGGCAGGTTATGGTCTTTGAAGGAACAGACATAGCAGATATGGTAAAAAAACCTAAAACAAAGTATAAGAAAGAGTTTGAAAGGTTCAAACAGTTTGTAAAAGAAGAAATAGAACTTCCCATGATGAAAAAGGTCTTCCCAACAGGCACTATAATCAAAGATGTTCTCCTTGAAGCTTACGATGGCGGCCACACCCTCGGCAGGCAGCTTGCAACGTATCCGATACTTATTAGAATTCCTGAAAAACTCCCGTTAAAAACGATGATAGATATAGCCGTTGTAGGCCATAGAGAACGCTCTGTTATTGGAATCCCCTATCCGCTAAACATAAACAAAGCATCGTTAAAACTTATCTCTTTCTTACCAGGGGTATCAAAGAGAACAGCTTCAGACATAATCCTGAAACGACCGTTTAAAAATAAAGATGAATTCTTAAAACTTTTTCCGGAACTTGAAAAGGTTGTCCAGTACATCACCTTTGAGTGA
- a CDS encoding cation:proton antiporter produces the protein MDKHLVVSIVLLTSGIFLAPFASNMLRIPVAVGEVIYGIILGNSFLHLIHQSQWLDFLSNFGFLVLMFMAGLEVKLTEIKELTLKEKLTVFFVPVLIFAVAFLFGRFFHLKTIISIAIGAVSVGIVVSVLREKGILSTHYGKILFLTGTVGEFLSIFVLTIYSIIVKFGVGLLFFMKIAQLIVFFTVARIILLILKSLMWWYPKEIKIYFEKNPTEIGARISLAIMFALSALATLIDVEPILGAFIAGMIFSTVFPNTEKIEEKLSGISFGFLIPVFFIYVGIKFQMPHINEHLLVLLGLLTAGSYIAKILPSLLLVVTGIDLKKSVSAGFLLSAPLTLVIVTAEMGKAMNLINHHQEAALILLAIITGVISPVFFNILNKESKVENSNS, from the coding sequence ATGGATAAGCACCTTGTAGTTTCTATCGTTCTTTTAACATCGGGAATCTTCCTGGCACCGTTTGCCAGCAATATGTTAAGGATACCCGTGGCAGTTGGTGAGGTTATCTACGGAATTATATTAGGCAACTCCTTTCTCCATCTAATTCATCAGTCTCAATGGCTTGATTTCCTTTCAAATTTTGGATTCCTCGTTCTAATGTTTATGGCAGGACTTGAAGTTAAACTGACAGAGATAAAAGAGTTAACACTAAAAGAAAAGCTCACCGTATTTTTTGTTCCCGTTCTGATATTTGCCGTCGCCTTTCTCTTTGGCAGATTTTTCCACCTTAAAACGATAATCTCCATAGCTATAGGAGCAGTTTCCGTTGGCATTGTCGTATCCGTACTGAGAGAAAAGGGCATACTGTCAACACACTATGGAAAGATCCTCTTTCTCACAGGCACGGTGGGTGAATTTTTGAGTATCTTTGTTCTGACAATCTACTCCATTATAGTTAAGTTCGGGGTCGGGCTTCTCTTTTTCATGAAAATAGCCCAGCTAATTGTCTTCTTTACCGTTGCAAGAATCATACTTCTGATTCTAAAAAGCTTAATGTGGTGGTATCCAAAAGAAATTAAGATATACTTTGAAAAGAACCCAACAGAAATAGGTGCAAGAATAAGCCTGGCCATAATGTTTGCACTATCGGCACTTGCAACACTCATTGACGTTGAACCAATTCTGGGTGCGTTTATAGCCGGCATGATTTTCTCAACTGTATTTCCCAACACTGAAAAGATAGAAGAAAAGCTATCCGGTATCTCTTTCGGATTTCTAATTCCTGTCTTCTTCATATATGTAGGCATCAAATTCCAGATGCCCCACATAAACGAACATTTGCTTGTCCTTTTAGGCCTCCTGACGGCCGGTAGTTACATAGCAAAAATTCTTCCTTCCCTGCTTCTTGTAGTTACAGGAATTGACCTTAAAAAATCCGTATCGGCCGGCTTTCTCCTATCCGCTCCTCTAACCCTTGTAATTGTTACGGCAGAAATGGGAAAAGCTATGAACCTGATAAACCACCATCAGGAAGCCGCCCTCATTCTACTTGCTATAATTACCGGCGTCATATCACCCGTATTCTTCAACATACTCAACAAGGAAAGCAAGGTTGAAAATAGCAATTCTTGA
- a CDS encoding NAD-binding protein: MKIIIVGAGQVGKELIKRIKKEWYITIIDNDENKLKQIVEFLDSGALNRTVLIQGDGTSKLILKRAGLEDAKVFVACTGDDEANLEACRIAKEHNVPSIYAVSNHIDHDAWFEHEGIECINKAVATASLLERRISSGVVTATNIGLGKGEIVEVTILPTSMLVGYPVSKFTSRRWRIVAIFRNNKLLLPTKKTVIKPGDKVLIIGEPKILKHIVGLIRSGEAQFPVQFGAEEALLVKSDDHINMRAVKDGTFMAKSTKINSVSIFTCFPEFSNIKHIFETEAPDQTIKAEQLKLCEKEFAEKVKDDDIGIIILPDLYKEWPLYFGIKTLPVEIAEETLSPVLIGRGTTPYKKILVPVSGSFNGYRALEIGIEIALQIEAEISAVYVTTDASLEEEKIKIIQDKITKFSSLYKQEINLIVKEGNPISEVAKLSKKFDLVILGARKGKKTNWFSPYPPYHMLHRTKCSTLLTCVGE, encoded by the coding sequence GTGAAAATCATCATTGTCGGCGCCGGTCAGGTCGGTAAAGAATTAATAAAAAGAATAAAAAAGGAATGGTACATAACCATTATTGATAACGATGAAAACAAGCTAAAGCAGATAGTTGAATTTTTAGACAGCGGCGCTCTTAACAGGACTGTCCTTATTCAGGGAGATGGAACGAGTAAACTTATACTCAAAAGAGCAGGACTCGAAGATGCAAAAGTTTTTGTGGCATGTACCGGTGACGATGAGGCAAACCTTGAAGCATGCCGAATAGCAAAAGAACACAACGTTCCTTCAATATACGCCGTATCAAACCACATAGACCATGATGCATGGTTTGAGCACGAAGGCATAGAATGTATAAATAAAGCTGTCGCCACTGCATCTTTACTTGAGAGAAGAATTTCCTCAGGTGTAGTTACAGCAACCAACATCGGCCTTGGAAAAGGTGAAATTGTTGAAGTAACTATACTACCGACATCAATGCTTGTAGGTTACCCCGTAAGCAAGTTTACTTCAAGAAGGTGGAGAATAGTTGCAATATTTAGAAATAACAAGCTTCTGCTTCCAACAAAGAAAACTGTAATAAAACCCGGCGACAAAGTCTTAATTATAGGAGAACCTAAAATTCTCAAACATATTGTAGGACTTATCCGCTCCGGTGAAGCCCAGTTTCCCGTTCAGTTTGGTGCTGAAGAGGCACTTTTAGTTAAATCAGATGATCACATAAACATGCGCGCCGTGAAAGACGGTACATTCATGGCCAAAAGTACAAAGATAAACTCTGTATCTATATTCACCTGCTTTCCGGAATTTTCAAACATAAAACATATTTTTGAAACAGAAGCGCCAGACCAAACTATCAAGGCAGAACAGCTAAAACTGTGCGAAAAAGAATTCGCAGAAAAAGTTAAAGATGACGATATAGGTATAATCATACTGCCTGACCTTTACAAAGAGTGGCCGCTCTATTTTGGAATTAAAACATTACCTGTAGAAATAGCAGAAGAGACACTCTCACCTGTCCTTATAGGAAGAGGAACAACCCCTTATAAGAAAATTCTTGTACCTGTTTCCGGCTCATTTAACGGTTATAGAGCCCTTGAGATTGGTATAGAGATAGCTCTTCAGATTGAGGCAGAAATATCGGCAGTCTATGTAACAACCGATGCTTCTCTTGAGGAAGAAAAAATTAAAATTATCCAGGATAAAATTACAAAGTTTTCAAGCCTGTACAAGCAGGAAATCAATCTTATTGTAAAGGAAGGGAACCCTATATCGGAGGTGGCTAAACTCAGCAAAAAGTTTGACCTGGTTATCTTGGGAGCGAGGAAGGGCAAAAAGACAAACTGGTTCAGCCCGTATCCGCCCTACCACATGCTCCACAGAACAAAGTGTTCAACTCTACTTACCTGCGTGGGTGAATAA
- a CDS encoding ABC transporter ATP-binding protein: MELPILILNDVRLEIEGKPILRGVNLQIKKGEIHSILGPNGAGKSTLASLIMGINGLRFPTSGEIILEDKIINGLSIYERAKLGITLAWQEPARFEGLTVEEYLRISGRNNPDLDVEKCLLAVGLDPKLYLKRFVDTSLSGGERKRVELASVLAMRPKLAILDEPDSGIDFASMEDIAGMIKALRDNGATVLMITHREEIAEISDRASLMCEGRIVQTGEPGEIGRKFKSTCLKCEIRNPELFGGEDE; the protein is encoded by the coding sequence ATGGAACTGCCGATACTTATACTGAATGATGTGAGGCTTGAAATAGAAGGAAAGCCGATTTTAAGGGGTGTTAACCTCCAGATTAAAAAAGGTGAAATTCATTCTATTCTGGGTCCCAACGGTGCTGGGAAGTCAACGCTGGCATCTTTAATAATGGGAATTAACGGCCTTAGATTTCCAACGTCCGGGGAAATAATTTTAGAAGATAAGATAATAAACGGTCTTTCAATATATGAAAGAGCAAAACTCGGAATTACACTTGCCTGGCAGGAGCCTGCAAGATTTGAAGGATTAACGGTTGAGGAGTATTTAAGGATTTCCGGCAGGAACAATCCTGATCTTGATGTTGAAAAGTGTCTTTTGGCGGTTGGACTTGATCCAAAACTTTACCTTAAAAGGTTTGTTGATACGTCTCTTTCCGGTGGAGAGAGAAAGAGAGTTGAGCTTGCTTCCGTTCTTGCGATGAGGCCTAAACTTGCGATCCTTGATGAGCCGGATTCCGGTATAGATTTTGCTTCAATGGAGGATATTGCCGGAATGATAAAGGCTTTAAGGGATAATGGTGCAACAGTTCTGATGATTACGCACAGGGAAGAGATAGCGGAAATTTCAGACAGGGCTTCTCTAATGTGTGAGGGAAGAATAGTTCAGACTGGTGAGCCGGGAGAGATAGGCAGGAAGTTTAAAAGCACGTGTCTTAAATGTGAAATAAGAAATCCCGAACTTTTTGGAGGGGAAGATGAATAA
- a CDS encoding SufD family Fe-S cluster assembly protein: MNNDILNTLAGKFRQIGFPSEIIEQRKLGLLVDRNRVLVREPAPGIRLEAKETEKGAEVKVYIEPGTKIKEPVNVCFTMGEVGGEQEISTEILVGEDADVTFKVYGVVADGLTVNHRARTKVIVKKNAKFVYDDEHYYGENSSIVLRNYTEAEIEEGAYYFSSFKRAKGRVGDAEITLKATVGDRATAVFETKLLGKKDDKIKVTDIINLEGEESRGISKSRIIALDKTYAEFVGETYGNGSYSRGHIDCSEVIRGKDVVLKAVPIVVVNNETAKVTHEAAIGSLDKKQLETLMARGLSEDEAVDVIVQGMLR; this comes from the coding sequence ATGAATAATGATATTTTAAATACACTTGCGGGTAAGTTCAGACAGATAGGCTTTCCTTCTGAAATTATAGAACAGAGAAAACTTGGTCTGCTGGTTGATAGAAATAGGGTTCTTGTTAGAGAGCCGGCACCGGGTATTAGGCTTGAGGCAAAAGAAACGGAAAAAGGTGCTGAGGTAAAAGTTTATATTGAGCCGGGAACGAAAATAAAAGAGCCTGTTAATGTTTGCTTCACTATGGGTGAAGTTGGAGGTGAGCAGGAAATATCAACGGAGATTCTTGTTGGTGAGGACGCTGATGTTACGTTTAAGGTTTACGGCGTTGTTGCGGACGGTTTAACGGTAAACCACAGGGCAAGAACAAAGGTTATCGTTAAGAAAAATGCAAAGTTTGTTTACGATGATGAACACTACTATGGAGAAAATTCTTCTATCGTTTTAAGAAACTATACAGAGGCAGAGATAGAAGAGGGAGCTTACTATTTTTCTTCGTTTAAAAGAGCAAAGGGAAGAGTTGGAGATGCAGAGATAACTTTAAAGGCAACCGTTGGTGATAGGGCGACGGCGGTTTTTGAAACCAAGCTTCTTGGAAAGAAAGATGATAAAATAAAAGTGACCGATATTATCAATCTTGAAGGTGAAGAATCGAGGGGAATTTCAAAAAGCCGCATTATAGCCCTTGATAAAACGTACGCTGAGTTTGTAGGTGAAACTTACGGAAATGGTTCTTACAGCCGCGGACATATAGACTGTTCAGAAGTTATCAGGGGAAAAGACGTGGTTTTAAAAGCTGTTCCTATTGTTGTTGTAAACAACGAGACTGCAAAGGTTACTCATGAAGCGGCGATAGGAAGTCTTGATAAAAAGCAGCTTGAGACGCTTATGGCCAGGGGACTTTCCGAGGATGAAGCAGTTGACGTTATTGTCCAGGGAATGTTGAGGTAA
- a CDS encoding class II SORL domain-containing protein, translating into MKVFGPEPEGKRKHTPVIEAPAKVKKGEWFDVKVVVGKDIAHPNTKEHWIQFISLWADDFIVGRVTLEPEVAASEVTFKVKLEKDAVLTAQAYCNLHGLWHSEEVKVEVEE; encoded by the coding sequence ATGAAAGTTTTTGGTCCGGAGCCTGAAGGGAAAAGAAAACATACTCCTGTAATTGAAGCACCTGCAAAGGTAAAGAAAGGTGAATGGTTTGATGTTAAAGTTGTAGTTGGAAAAGACATTGCCCATCCGAACACCAAAGAGCACTGGATACAGTTTATTTCTCTTTGGGCTGATGATTTTATAGTTGGAAGAGTTACGCTTGAACCTGAAGTTGCTGCGTCAGAAGTTACATTTAAAGTTAAACTTGAAAAGGATGCAGTTTTAACAGCTCAGGCTTACTGCAACCTTCACGGTCTCTGGCACAGCGAAGAAGTTAAGGTGGAAGTTGAAGAGTGA
- a CDS encoding NifB/NifX family molybdenum-iron cluster-binding protein has protein sequence MIVAIPTDITGEKLLYSFGTSPAFLKVDTETGKIEVIKNIYACGGCSIGCTEGKNAADLLCENGIEGLLTKEIAETPFLKLLMKKIAVYRIPPEVNTIEEAVELFIKGKIKISYSHF, from the coding sequence ATGATAGTCGCAATACCTACAGACATAACTGGAGAAAAGCTTCTTTATTCCTTTGGAACATCTCCAGCATTTTTGAAAGTTGACACTGAAACCGGGAAAATAGAAGTCATAAAGAATATCTATGCCTGCGGCGGATGCAGCATCGGCTGCACGGAAGGAAAAAATGCCGCTGACCTTCTCTGTGAAAACGGCATTGAAGGACTGCTTACAAAAGAGATAGCAGAAACACCATTTCTAAAACTTTTAATGAAGAAAATTGCGGTTTACAGAATACCCCCCGAGGTAAATACAATAGAGGAAGCAGTTGAACTTTTCATTAAGGGAAAAATCAAAATATCCTACTCTCATTTTTAA
- a CDS encoding metal-sensitive transcriptional regulator has protein sequence MIKSDVNEEKKRVIRRLRRIEGQIRGLQRMIEEGEHCEDVLIQLSAVKSAIESLSVAVMESYLKHCFVKEGIIHPEKKQELEQALKVLKRLK, from the coding sequence ATGATAAAATCCGACGTAAACGAGGAAAAGAAAAGAGTAATCCGGCGGTTAAGAAGAATAGAAGGACAGATCAGGGGACTTCAAAGAATGATAGAAGAGGGGGAACACTGTGAGGATGTTCTCATTCAGCTTTCGGCTGTTAAAAGTGCCATAGAATCTCTTTCTGTTGCAGTTATGGAATCCTATTTAAAACACTGTTTCGTTAAAGAAGGCATTATACATCCGGAAAAAAAACAGGAGCTTGAGCAGGCTCTTAAGGTTTTAAAACGTCTAAAGTAA
- a CDS encoding FAD-binding and (Fe-S)-binding domain-containing protein yields MSYISVLKETFKENFANDKLNKIAYGHDLGEFPPPVKKMMGIREPDAVVRILSEDDARKLIELSKKYGFHIVPRAKASSGYGGVLPVTEDTVVADLAWMKEIIKIDKENLTATVQPAVVWKELDEELKARGLTLRLYPSSYPSSTVGGWLAQGGAGIGSYEYGWFKENVVSARVVLPNGEVRVFEGQELLDYVADAEGITGIITEITIKVRPLEEERVKVIAFDDEDGIGNAINFLFDNNVPVWSVSFINPAACHVKNIFPPPAPHGHPEPEHRPTLPEKYMLILAYPASREKEVGAAIDYMVQNFKGEVQSEEIAEHEWEERFKPMKVKRLGPSVVPAEVVLPAKNVAEFLKRIKKEIKHPVVFEGFTVKGGTVILLGFIPHDMRKKDFQFVSSLGVTVSKIGKSLGGRAITPGYYFAHEAEKIFGKERIQKLRKFKKQIDPKSLMNPYKVVQAGKPAKIMALANATEPITKVLANMSSKCDLKEHFESKKGFPGDILWYAYSCTQCGYCVDNCTQYGGYKWESTTPRSKWIFLRELVEGRLEESQELVDIFLGCTLCNFCDIECQIDLPILHAWDRLREKFVLKDKFSAFPALEVMAAGLKKENNIWAGPSKERDKWMPEDLKKYVEENRGKTDILYFAGCTAAYVEPDVGIGAMRLMKDAGIKFTNFGKQEACCGIPMVVAGRMDLVERMFDHHTKLAKEMGIKTIVTSCPSCYKTWKIYYQEIAEKKGVDYPFEIKHFTELLADAVKEGKLEFERKPKNIDVVTYHDTCKLGRSIPITEPPRELLKAVPGIKLVEMKHNRDKTLCCGGAGTLVKNPEVAHKIGLKKLKEATDAGADTLTTICPCCEFKMRVDRDYLVEKGKLPELQIVDLAALLADAKGYDLKSPEPWVRELWGTFEAMIAIMDPPGMARFMADYLPEMIDAMPEPYRGMMKFMMSAPMAVRKAMFAAMKPMMPKLFPSMLDEMMPKLLPIFLKGMEERIPMPDFLKKEMPDLMPEVMKNYMSGHLPQIIKHFMPYMERYIMTGKA; encoded by the coding sequence ATGAGTTACATCTCAGTTCTGAAGGAAACATTTAAGGAAAACTTTGCCAATGACAAATTAAATAAGATTGCCTACGGCCACGACCTTGGCGAATTCCCGCCTCCGGTAAAGAAAATGATGGGTATCAGGGAACCTGATGCCGTGGTCAGAATTTTGTCTGAGGATGACGCCAGAAAACTTATAGAGCTTTCTAAAAAATACGGCTTTCATATTGTTCCGAGAGCTAAAGCTTCTTCTGGTTACGGTGGCGTTTTACCCGTTACAGAGGATACCGTTGTTGCTGATCTTGCGTGGATGAAAGAGATAATAAAAATAGATAAAGAGAATCTCACTGCTACTGTTCAACCTGCAGTTGTCTGGAAGGAGCTTGACGAAGAGCTTAAAGCGAGAGGTTTAACGTTAAGGCTTTACCCTTCAAGCTATCCTTCTTCCACTGTTGGTGGATGGCTTGCTCAGGGTGGTGCAGGTATCGGTAGCTATGAGTACGGCTGGTTTAAAGAAAATGTTGTATCTGCGAGAGTGGTTCTGCCTAACGGGGAGGTTCGGGTTTTTGAAGGGCAGGAACTTCTTGATTATGTTGCCGATGCTGAAGGTATTACAGGAATTATTACAGAGATAACGATTAAAGTAAGGCCTCTTGAAGAAGAGAGAGTAAAGGTAATTGCCTTTGATGATGAAGATGGAATTGGTAATGCGATTAATTTCCTCTTTGACAATAATGTCCCCGTGTGGAGTGTGTCTTTTATAAACCCTGCGGCATGTCACGTTAAAAATATTTTTCCTCCTCCTGCGCCCCACGGACATCCAGAGCCCGAGCACAGACCGACACTTCCGGAGAAATACATGCTTATTCTTGCCTATCCTGCTTCAAGAGAGAAAGAGGTAGGTGCGGCGATTGATTACATGGTTCAAAACTTTAAGGGGGAAGTTCAGTCTGAAGAGATAGCTGAACATGAGTGGGAAGAAAGATTCAAACCTATGAAAGTAAAAAGACTCGGCCCTTCTGTTGTTCCAGCTGAAGTTGTTCTCCCTGCCAAGAATGTTGCTGAATTCCTCAAAAGGATAAAGAAAGAGATTAAGCATCCTGTTGTTTTTGAAGGGTTTACGGTTAAAGGAGGCACTGTTATTCTTCTTGGTTTTATACCTCACGACATGAGAAAGAAAGACTTCCAGTTTGTTTCCAGCCTTGGTGTTACCGTTTCAAAAATAGGGAAATCTCTCGGTGGTAGAGCAATTACTCCAGGTTACTACTTTGCCCATGAAGCTGAGAAGATTTTTGGTAAGGAGAGAATCCAGAAACTCAGGAAGTTTAAAAAGCAAATAGACCCTAAATCTCTTATGAACCCGTATAAAGTTGTTCAGGCAGGAAAACCTGCAAAAATAATGGCACTTGCAAATGCAACGGAACCGATTACAAAGGTTCTTGCCAACATGTCAAGTAAGTGTGACTTGAAGGAGCATTTTGAGAGTAAAAAGGGATTTCCCGGTGACATTCTCTGGTATGCTTACTCATGTACCCAGTGTGGTTACTGTGTTGACAACTGTACTCAGTACGGCGGGTATAAATGGGAATCAACGACACCAAGAAGTAAATGGATATTCTTAAGAGAGCTTGTAGAGGGAAGACTTGAGGAAAGTCAGGAGCTTGTTGACATATTCCTGGGCTGTACTCTCTGCAACTTCTGTGATATTGAGTGTCAGATAGATCTTCCTATTCTTCATGCGTGGGACAGGTTGAGAGAAAAATTTGTTCTTAAAGACAAATTTTCTGCTTTTCCTGCTCTTGAGGTTATGGCGGCCGGACTTAAAAAGGAGAACAACATCTGGGCGGGTCCTTCAAAAGAGAGAGATAAATGGATGCCGGAAGACCTTAAAAAGTACGTTGAGGAAAACAGAGGAAAGACAGACATCCTCTACTTTGCAGGATGCACCGCGGCTTATGTTGAGCCGGATGTCGGGATCGGTGCTATGAGACTTATGAAAGATGCGGGCATTAAGTTTACAAACTTTGGTAAGCAGGAGGCCTGCTGCGGTATTCCGATGGTTGTTGCAGGTAGAATGGATCTTGTTGAGAGAATGTTTGACCACCATACAAAACTTGCAAAGGAGATGGGAATAAAAACTATAGTTACTTCCTGTCCTTCCTGCTACAAAACATGGAAGATTTACTATCAGGAAATAGCGGAGAAAAAGGGAGTTGACTATCCTTTTGAAATAAAGCACTTTACAGAGCTTCTCGCAGATGCTGTTAAGGAAGGAAAGCTTGAATTTGAAAGAAAACCGAAAAATATAGATGTTGTTACGTATCATGACACGTGTAAACTCGGCAGGAGTATTCCTATTACAGAGCCGCCGAGGGAACTTCTTAAAGCAGTTCCGGGTATTAAGCTTGTTGAAATGAAACATAACAGGGATAAAACTCTCTGCTGTGGTGGTGCCGGAACGCTTGTTAAAAATCCTGAAGTTGCTCATAAAATTGGTCTTAAGAAGCTTAAAGAAGCAACAGATGCTGGAGCGGATACTCTTACGACAATCTGTCCTTGTTGTGAATTTAAGATGAGGGTGGATAGAGACTACCTTGTTGAGAAAGGAAAGTTACCTGAACTTCAAATTGTTGATCTTGCTGCTCTTCTTGCCGATGCTAAAGGTTACGACCTTAAAAGTCCTGAGCCGTGGGTTAGAGAGCTCTGGGGGACATTTGAGGCTATGATAGCGATAATGGATCCTCCTGGTATGGCAAGATTTATGGCTGACTATCTTCCTGAGATGATAGATGCGATGCCTGAACCATACAGGGGTATGATGAAGTTCATGATGTCTGCACCGATGGCTGTGAGAAAAGCCATGTTTGCAGCTATGAAACCGATGATGCCAAAGCTATTCCCGTCAATGCTTGATGAGATGATGCCAAAGCTTCTTCCGATATTCCTTAAGGGTATGGAAGAGAGAATACCGATGCCTGACTTTTTAAAGAAGGAAATGCCGGATTTAATGCCGGAAGTAATGAAAAATTACATGTCAGGTCATTTACCTCAGATTATCAAACATTTTATGCCTTACATGGAAAGATACATCATGACAGGTAAAGCTTAA